The stretch of DNA GGATTCCTCGAGAATATATTCATAGAGTAGCCATTGAGCTCCCCTTTCGTGAACCCCCGAAGTCCATGTAGAGTACCAGTGTTAAAACATCTTGGTCGGTCGACACCCAGAGGCCCCGAGCATTCCTAACAACCTTCGATGTTAAGTTGGGACCGACGGTGACTGGGTATCGGGATGTCATTGAAGGCAGTCATCATGTTGGCACGGGCTACAACGACTGCACTAGAGTTTCCGCCGCTCATTGTGCCGTGTAAAAGAAGCGGAGATTGGTTCTTTTTGTGGAGGTGGAACATATGGCTTACTTTGGGAGTAATAAGTTTATAGCAAACCTtgaaatttagtttaaattttatagcAAACCTTCCCCAAATctaacttttttaaataaaaaaatttattcataaatatataaataaagacaacatataatataaatgaatgatgaatatatattattcaatCAATAAGTGTAGAGTGAATGGTAAGACATTATATTTTTAAGGAGAGAATTTGAGTAGGAAATTGTTGAGAAGAACAATTACAAACTCTAAAAGAACGAGTATTTTatgaatcataaaacatatatatatggagGATACATTGATTCACAATAAAAAAGAATATATTCAGTTTTCAGactttaaatatgttattttcaaaatatgttctttttAAGAATATCTTGATACCCATGATTGTTGAGTTTGGTGTGTATGTTAACGCCGCCAAGTTTCCTTCTTGCCTTTTGAATGAAGGTAATTATTATGATATGATTATTGTACCTCAACATCTATAGGTGTCAAGTTTATTGTGAAATATTTGAAAatcaaacaataataatttttaataaatatatttgttacacaatttaataaatatatatatattctcccATATCATGACATGAGTATGATACAATCTAATATACtaatatttaattgaaaaaaaatgttgaTGGAAGCAGTCTCTTTAGGAGAAGTATTCGAAATGTTGCCTATCAAGTAGTCAACGATCCCCTAACAATCGAAGGTATTGTCTCTCGAGAGATTATCCCCTGTACTTTATTGAGAGCCAGCATGTTGTGAATAGCTTTCCTAAGAGCTTGGTTAACAGAACCGACAGTGCTTCAGCCATACGTTAGCATACAATCATCCACCAACAGAACGTTTACATcgaaactaaatttattattatgtcaatcaaatttatgtaaaattgataataataataataataataataataataataaaatattaacattgTAATTAAACGATCTCTAATTGCCCACTTTCAAAATTTCCCATTCCTTTTAGAGGGATCAAATTGATCTGTTAAAATTGAGATGGATCGAAAAAGTCTTtcacttaaatattattataagttaaaatatgtcacaagtcgATGTATTCTTCAAAATGTTGATTCTTGTACCTTTATTTACATTTAGTCCTTCTATTTTTCATGTTTCAGAAATTCAAATTCAactgttaacactattaaaattattttgttaaatttaagttcgttacattattttttaattacataactactaatatttttttatttcaaaatattacaccaacaaatttaacaaacagAACAATAAgattaataattaaaagtattcAAAGTACAAAAAcctgtaacatattttaatcattattaaataaataaaatccatGCAAATTGATTTTGCAATACAATTTAAAGAAGAGAGATGTTAACACCAAAACTAAAACCCTAGACATTGTATTAAGTAATCAATAAACATAAATGTATTATATCATGTCATGCTTGTATTAAGTAATCAATAATCACACTTGCATGTATCCTCCCCCAAAAAATTGCCATATCACAATCATACTTGTATTATGTTATTGCGTCCGTGTTCGCGTGTATCCGTTTAATTGGTCACCGATACAAACAATTCTTGGTCACAAATGAATGAACACAAAactttaacaataaaaaattaataataaaactctAAGAAAATGAGCAACtatgaaaaaaataacaaaaacactGCTACAAACAAGACCATGTTTAACAAAAGCCAATGCCAACTCATTCAAGGCCTATCAAAATTGTTCAAATACTGCATTTGACAGTAATAACAATCAcaacaaaacattaaaaaaacacAAGTCTCATCTAAAACTCAACATCTGAAAGACATCCAAAAAAGTTCAAATGAAGCTCTTCTTCTCCCTTTCTATGGACCTATGCTTCGCATTTGTCAGTGTCTATCTTCAATTCTCTGCAACATGGCCATTCTCCGATTCCTCAGCACTGGATTTCATAACGGAAACAAGATCACAATTAGCAACGTCTTTTTGCTGAGACACACAATTAACAACTCAAGCAGAACTCAACAGAGGGATCTAACACGCATAGTATTTCACCAGGTTGAAACCAAGCAACGTTTAGTTAATTTCTAATGCTTCGTGAATATAAAGTAAAATAACTACCAAGTTCTCAAACTCTTCCATACACAGGGGACTTTTGAGACAAGAAGTTCTCGGACTCTTGCGCAAACCACATTCTCCATAATTTGGACTTTGTCATGTATGCCAGTGGTCAAACGGTAGGAGCAGGAGAGATGAAAAGATGCATACTTATTGTTCGAGTTAAATCACTATCGGGCCAAAACTTGACAATTACTACTACATTTGACAACAACTCCAACATTGGGGCCTAaactttttttgtccaagttagtccctgaacttggtAATTATTCCCAAATTGAGGCCTAAACTAACTGTTATCACATTGGGACTTGAACTTTCcttttgtccaagttagtccctgaacttggcaattgttccCATATTGAGACCGAATAATATCAGGGCTAACTTGGACCAAAAATTAGTTTAAGCCCCAATGTGGAAATAGTTGCCGAGTTCAGGCCCCAAAAAGTGATTTAACCCTATTTATTCTTTAGCTAATTAAAGCCTCTATTCCATTCCCTATAATCCCTAGCCTAAATGAATTCAAATACTGCTATATGCATAAGGAAATTTGTTCTATAATGCAATTGTGGAAAGCAAAAGAATTCACATACACTACTATTCTGTTTCTAAAGAACCAAGCATATATATAAACACTTTATAGTGAATCAACATGAGAAAAGCAACAAATAAAGCAATATTCTAAAATTAACCAAGCATGAAAATCCAGTTAATTGAAGAGACCTTTGGGGTTGATGATCAGCATCAGCTGTAGCTTCAACAGGTTCACTCTTCCTCCAGCTCTTGTCAGCCGGGATATGGCCATTACCGAAGCTTGCCTTTGCCCCTCTCTCTTTCTCTGTAACAGCTACTGCCTCTTTAATCTTCATAGCTTCAAGCTTTTCATCGATCTCCTTCCAGTCTTTCCCCTTTTCCTTCAACACCTCCTCTCTCGGCCTTGCCTGGCCGAAAGGATTTGCCCCTTTGGGcttggccaccgtcgagtcctttTTACACTCCTCCATCACGGGAACCGTACGTGGTTGAAGCACAAGCTTTGGCCTCACCCCACCACCACCAGCACTGTTGAtctcttcctttttctttccccagttATCCAAATCCCTTGGGGAATCCCTGGATTGAAGTGAATCGAAACTGCTTCTTTTCTCAAAACCCCCACCAAATCTCCGAGGCGGCGGTGCTCCATTAGGGCTTTTATTACTCTTACTAGCTGCCCAGTTATCTACTTCATCTGCTTTCGATTGAGAATCGAAAAACCCTCCTTCACCTCTCTCTCGCCTCTCAAACCCACCGCGGAATCCATTCCCGGTAGGAGCCGATTTCTTAACCGACGCCCAATTATCGATCTCATCAGCGCGTGAGGGAGCAATTTCTCTATTCGAATCTCTATTCGAAACCCTAGAAGATCCCCATCTACTATTGCTCGACGAATCATCCCCGTTAGAATTGTACCTGTTCGACCCGTACGATTTAAAACCGCCGCCGAGCTGGTTACGATCGAGCTCCTCGGCGGAACGCTGGCGAGGACCGGTCGGTAGAACGAGCAGGTCCTCATGAGTGCGCCCTGTCGGCTCGCTCGGCTTAGCCGAACCGTGAGTAAATTCAGCAAGAGATACGGTTTggcccttctttttcttggttttggtGGCCGCGGCGGCGGATAAAGAAGGGAAATCGGCGAGCTTTCCGGTCGAAGAATCTACGCCGCTTTCCTGTTCTTGTTGGAGTTCAGCTTCGTGCTCTTCGGCGTCTAGAGCCCACGCGCCGGCTTTGCCCCAAGGTGACGAGACAGTTGCCGCCAtgatcttttgtttcttttgccTTTTTAGTGCTTTGGCGCCGTTTCGAAGCTTACGTTTTCAGTTGTGCAGCGAAAGGAGAGGGAAGGGTTTTTTTATATAGTGATATGATCGGCCTTCATCGGACGGTgtagaataattcataaataaaagaagttttaacttaaaaaatatactCAACTAAGAGTTGGATTGTATTTTATcttctctattaaaaaaattagaaaattaatccttatattttaGACCAAATAGCAAACTAGTCATCCACTTTTAATGTTAAAAACGGGTCATCGTACTTCAGCATAACACGGCATGTGTCACTGTTTGGTTATACTATTAATCACGCTAGTTTTTAACCGTACAagcaaatgaaatttttaacaaaaataaccaatttactctttaatctaacatgcatagactaatttacttatttttaaatggagggataaaatacaatctgactcctaACACAAAGACCTCTATGATAGTTTTACCAAAACTATATTATAACTTATAAGAGTCACTagtaaaaatttatcaatttatttattatatctaaatttattttaataaatatatagacAATAAATATATGAAGTACTtgataaataatcaattttttattaatttaataaaagataataaactaaatataaataaaatgttttttttatatcattGAAGAGGAGAACTGATTACTTAGGATACTTGATATCGAATCCGAACTCTTTCGTATCCACAACATAATACTCTTAtcattgagttaaaaaaattgtttacataaaatatattattttatttacaaattttaatatttatctgaTAAATGATATAAAGGTAGTCTTATATCTTTCAAAAATAGTATACTTAATAACCATTTAGGTATtatcattttaccaaaaataatatatatacatatatgtttatCTGTATTTTGCGATAAAAGTACTATGAAACCTTTATGGTAAGAGGTGGATTGCATCATGtctatttacttaaaaaaatggGTAATTAGTCTTTGcatgttagattaaagagcaaactgatcgtttttttttaaatttaatttatttctacgGTTAAAAATTAGTCTATATACATTAGAATAAGGTACATGGAACACCACATGTAACTATTTGGTTGTTTTATCAATCACATcggtttttaacaatagaaatagatgaaaattttaatcgaAATGAtcagtttactctttgatctactaatttaaatattttttaattatttatttaacatcattttattgttgataaaaataaattttgaattatttggaaacatattcaattatatatttataaatgtattagtttaatttaatggatataaacataattttagaaattttaaagagaaattaaaaataatcctaaattttaatcatataataataacaatgaaaatgaaaattctgaTTCGGTAAAAAGGTCATAGCAGTTGGTTCTAAGCCACTCTTTTGAAAAAGCTGCTTATTACTAAAGCTGAATCCAAAGGTCTGAACTTTGCAACGTTATGGACAACGTAACCAAACATAACCAAGATATTCATGGGATTCCAAAATCCAAATagctttaaaaaataataataataaacaggTCAAGTTTCGAGTAAGGCTTTTTACTACTGGCCCAACTCGATTTTGCAAAACCAAAAAGTTATGTTGTTTTCTTCTTGTTTTCTGCTACTTTGTTGTTGTTTTCTTACTACTTTCTCACTGGCTtctgtcatttcactattatgttgttactattttgttattattgtttgaatgttgtataactcttattttattttaattttgctactattttaaagacatttacttgttaagttgcacatatcttagtgttatttagtgaaatatatatatttttaaaaattcaatttattggaaaaacatttattttaatgtttttagtgattttgatatattatatatatttttaaaatcatataaaaatttaatatgggtggGTCAGGCCAAGTTGTTGCATACTTTCGGGtcaggcttgggcaaaattttaagcccattttttgggctaaGTCGAGCCTGGGCCTATCAAACGAACCTAAATTTTGTCAAGGCTCAACCCATGGAcaagtatataaatttatttcaacatataaaatttacttattaataaATTGTAACACATCTAACCCGAATCCATCGCcggggttacagagcattaccggagtttataaATCAAACAAACAGAAAATGCAAACATTTCATGGCATATAGCATTCAagtcaaaaaccaatcaaaatcatacatattatcctttatacgagccctcaggtcccaaaatacacattagaaacaaatcgggactaaattggaaactcaaaaaaaatttcgaaaaacttttaaattttttcaaaggtgcggaggacacacgcccatgtgaccaggctgtgtgtctcacacggtcaagagacacgcccgtgtctcaggccatgtggatattcgaagtagggacacacggccgtgtcccaatcTGTGTCCAAAATTAGGTgcttactgacttaggtcacacggacAAGCCACACGCTCGTCTGCTAGGTCGTGTGAACATTCTGTTTTGCTCAATTTAATAGATACAGAGGACACACGATCATGTcacctggtcgtgtgtcacacacgactgagacacacacccatgccTTTGCCCAAGTGGACGAAATTAGGTCATTTTtaggccacatttctcaccccaTTTGTCATCAACCTAACTCAACACTTTTACACATCAACAGTCTATATCATagcattcaaatcaagctaaatccaagttttatacatatattatcaTCACATGTACTCTAGTATTCAAACTTATCAAATTGACCAAATTCACATGTATGCATACTTGTACTAAGTATTAACAAATCTATAAGATTATCATCATTCAACTATACCAAACACTCACATCTAACATGATATAGCCTCTTATATGCACATCAAAACATGTTCATCACAAGTCATCCCTATGGCTAGATATAACAAAACATTAAtaagccaacattggccaaattaacttatacatgccattataatcagaatcaaatcatccaaaattaccaatagaaccaatggataatgtgatataactccgacaagcttccaaccagtTCGAGCTTCCCATAATCTGTAaggtaaataaaaacaaatacgtaagcaatgaatgcttagtaaactCATGTAATCTTTaatcatattaattcatttcaaatatgaaatctatacatatcaagaataatccaattTTGATACCACAATATTCATGAAATTATATTCATcaactcacaaggtgaataaatccacaacatcacttatacatattatcccaagcttagtaggattttatataactttaactcttccaaatttctttattttcatttgcatttctttactttccacacttattccatatgcatgacacacaagtcataaacatatTATTCAACCATGGCCAGCATTTAACCAAAGCCTTTttcgaattaatcacatgataagtcattttataagaaattgcataatttaaaccttaccactatttcatgagcactagcatattttcgcttaaatacttaccaattcaatgcatcatataaataaacatattaccattcaaccaatagcttggcacttgcctaagcatcaagcaaCAACACTGGTTAGCGTAATTgcacatattacatataaattcaacattgttaaacttattttctcgacatgtcacattTGAGTTTATTACCCATCTCAAcatacataatttccttatatCAACAAAACAAAGATAGtcacatatttacatatcatgatacatatcattctcttgccgtttcttcataaatatatatcattcatttcattatatgaatatttcatgtaccatcattttcatgaatttcgtgaatatttattctggtaacagttcataatcatgaatattgATGCAATCGGGCCCCATGAGTTATCAAATGCGAATGATGTTTCCctcgagctgcctaaaggacctattaCCAGAGCTAGGGCTAAGAAGTTTAAAGACACAATTTCAGCTTTGGTTGATCGGGTTTGGGGTGAATCCGTGGCCAGTCTACTTGAAAACTCATGGACCAGCAAGATGAGCAAACCGTGCACTTTACTTCAAGCTCTTCCAGCTTAATTTTTAACAAGCTCGTTTTtagcttattcatttttttttgaaataattaattaaattgtcttAGTTGCTGTTAAGTTTAATTTGAGTCTTAGTTAAATATTTCttggttcagccgaattaatgtgtgagatttaagctaagtaaatttgttgaatttgctaggacaatgtacatggacggcaaagaagaggtggacaacatcatgcataatttgtggaacaaattaaggaagcatttgaccaacatcatgcataattcatggaagaatttgaggaagcatttgaccaatatcatgcataattcatggaagaatttgaggaagcatttggccaacatcatgcataattcatggaagaatttgaggaagcatttgaccaacatcatgcataattcatggaagaatttaaggaagcatttggccaacatcatgcataatttaaggaacaaattgaggaagcaccctggccgaatttggcttccaattttacccattcggctacccttttgttttgcctataaatatgtgttaaatttcattgtaaggagaagaaccttgaattaatgttttttacattttgtgagattgtttacaactctcattgttctccaaagactcgtttgacttatcaagtaacccttgtggcgtcaacccattcttcttatccgaacttatcactttgcatccaaagtgtggcgttcaagttataccgaggttcctatcatctttgatagtgggtcaaggttccattttattcgttttccatccatacaacatttaacctttcctaagtattcgtataagtcccgggttaacacact from Gossypium hirsutum isolate 1008001.06 chromosome D04, Gossypium_hirsutum_v2.1, whole genome shotgun sequence encodes:
- the LOC107898589 gene encoding eukaryotic translation initiation factor 4B3, producing MAATVSSPWGKAGAWALDAEEHEAELQQEQESGVDSSTGKLADFPSLSAAAATKTKKKKGQTVSLAEFTHGSAKPSEPTGRTHEDLLVLPTGPRQRSAEELDRNQLGGGFKSYGSNRYNSNGDDSSSNSRWGSSRVSNRDSNREIAPSRADEIDNWASVKKSAPTGNGFRGGFERRERGEGGFFDSQSKADEVDNWAASKSNKSPNGAPPPRRFGGGFEKRSSFDSLQSRDSPRDLDNWGKKKEEINSAGGGGVRPKLVLQPRTVPVMEECKKDSTVAKPKGANPFGQARPREEVLKEKGKDWKEIDEKLEAMKIKEAVAVTEKERGAKASFGNGHIPADKSWRKSEPVEATADADHQPQSAEESENGHVAEN